One genomic window of Stigmatella ashevillena includes the following:
- a CDS encoding sigma 54-interacting transcriptional regulator codes for MDFEKYQNLPTIILLREVIRKWWQADLTFANKHGVVLTWQSGEPPLPPNDFCRLSVLAPEGERRCSESLRSLHEKFKGNKRLRQALAQDCHLNFTLVGAPLYLDAEYEGMLFVQGLIRHPLEEHSAQLLKAQLRELVPVASDLDRALARVPVLDTAEMGKLSDLLELAINEILRHEEATARRDEPPAVALPPPPESDPFEKLIGRSGPMLEIFKLVEKVAQSHSTVLINGESGTGKELVARALHHQGPRRDRPFVVQNCSAFNDNLLESALFGHLRGAFTGATRDKKGLFEVADGGTFFLDEVGDMSPALQVKLLRVLQEGTFLPVGGTYPKEVDVRVIAATHKDLAEMVKRGEFREDLYYRINVIRLHLPPLRERREDLPVLIEHFLRKHHREGQRARGLDPEALPLFNAYPWPGNIRELENEIERLLVLGGDREWLPADLISSRIRDAVMPGELSMSALRATGKLPEAVEALEREMIQRGLARTQHNKSRLARELGISRSNLILKIARYGLDRGPDEAEEND; via the coding sequence ATGGATTTCGAGAAGTACCAGAATCTGCCCACCATCATCCTGCTCAGGGAAGTCATTCGCAAGTGGTGGCAAGCGGACCTGACCTTCGCGAACAAGCATGGCGTGGTGCTGACCTGGCAGAGCGGGGAGCCCCCCTTGCCCCCCAACGACTTCTGCCGGCTGTCGGTCCTCGCGCCGGAGGGAGAGCGCCGGTGCAGCGAATCCCTGAGATCGCTGCACGAGAAGTTCAAGGGCAACAAGCGGCTGAGACAAGCGCTCGCCCAGGATTGCCACCTGAACTTCACCCTCGTGGGCGCACCGCTCTATCTCGATGCCGAGTACGAGGGAATGCTCTTCGTCCAGGGCCTCATCCGGCATCCGCTCGAGGAGCACTCGGCCCAGCTCCTCAAGGCACAGCTTCGCGAACTGGTGCCCGTGGCCTCGGACCTGGATCGCGCCCTGGCCCGCGTGCCCGTGCTGGACACCGCGGAGATGGGCAAGCTGTCGGATCTGCTCGAACTGGCGATCAACGAAATCCTCCGCCACGAGGAGGCAACGGCCCGGCGGGACGAACCGCCGGCCGTGGCGCTGCCTCCACCGCCAGAGAGCGATCCGTTCGAGAAGCTCATCGGCCGCTCGGGGCCGATGCTGGAGATCTTCAAGCTGGTGGAGAAGGTGGCCCAGTCCCATTCCACCGTGCTCATCAACGGCGAGTCCGGCACCGGCAAGGAGCTGGTGGCGCGGGCCCTCCATCACCAGGGCCCCCGGCGCGACCGGCCCTTCGTCGTCCAGAACTGCTCGGCCTTCAACGACAACCTGCTGGAGAGCGCCCTGTTCGGCCATCTCCGCGGCGCCTTCACCGGCGCCACGCGGGACAAGAAGGGCCTCTTCGAGGTGGCCGACGGGGGGACGTTCTTCCTGGACGAGGTAGGCGACATGTCCCCGGCGCTCCAGGTCAAGCTGCTGCGCGTGCTCCAGGAGGGCACGTTCCTGCCCGTGGGAGGCACCTACCCCAAAGAGGTGGATGTGCGCGTCATCGCCGCCACCCACAAGGACCTGGCAGAGATGGTCAAGCGGGGGGAGTTCCGCGAGGACCTTTACTACCGCATCAACGTCATCCGGCTGCACCTGCCCCCCCTGCGCGAGCGCCGCGAGGACCTGCCCGTCCTCATCGAGCACTTCCTGCGCAAGCACCACCGCGAGGGCCAGCGCGCCCGGGGGCTGGACCCTGAAGCCCTGCCGCTCTTCAACGCCTACCCCTGGCCCGGCAACATCCGCGAGTTGGAGAACGAAATCGAACGGCTGCTGGTGCTCGGCGGAGACCGGGAGTGGCTGCCGGCCGACCTCATCTCCTCCCGCATCCGGGACGCGGTGATGCCCGGAGAGCTGTCGATGTCGGCCCTGCGTGCCACCGGCAAGCTGCCCGAGGCGGTGGAGGCCCTGGAGCGGGAGATGATTCAACGCGGGCTGGCGCGCACCCAGCACAACAAGAGCCGGCTGGCGCGGGAGCTGGGCATCAGCCGCTCCAACCTCATCCTGAAGATTGCCCGGTATGGGCTGGACCGAGGGCCGGACGAGGCCGAGGAGAACGACTGA
- a CDS encoding alpha/beta fold hydrolase, which translates to MGHFFHQDFLALPDGTPLYYQLLGEGEPTMILCDGLGCDGFAWKYLAPFLARHHRVLRWHYRGHGRSGVPEDRSRLGMLYTCDDLDRLMDAAGIQQAVLFGHSIGVQVALEFHRRHARRVKGLVLICGSYGTPLDTFHDSTLLKRLFPLLRRLVERYPTQAARLVRTILSTELAMQVAILVELNRERIARQDMVPYFKHLANMDPVVFVRTLESMAEHSAKDHLPYVDIPTLIIGGGRDKFTPVRLSRQMARSIPGAELLLLPSGTHTVPLEYRDQVELRVGRFLHERLGLALPPPDEGERA; encoded by the coding sequence ATGGGACACTTCTTCCACCAGGACTTCCTCGCGCTCCCCGATGGGACACCGCTCTACTACCAGCTCCTGGGCGAGGGCGAGCCCACGATGATCCTCTGCGACGGGCTGGGCTGCGACGGCTTCGCCTGGAAGTACCTGGCCCCCTTCCTCGCGCGCCACCACCGGGTGCTGCGCTGGCACTACCGCGGCCACGGCCGCTCCGGGGTGCCCGAGGACCGCTCCCGCCTCGGGATGCTCTACACCTGCGACGATCTGGACCGGCTCATGGACGCGGCGGGCATCCAGCAGGCCGTCCTCTTCGGCCACTCCATCGGTGTCCAGGTGGCCCTGGAGTTTCACCGCCGCCACGCGCGCCGTGTGAAGGGGCTGGTGCTCATCTGCGGCAGCTACGGCACCCCGCTCGACACCTTCCACGACTCCACCCTCCTCAAGCGCCTCTTCCCCCTGCTGCGCCGCCTCGTGGAGCGCTATCCCACCCAGGCCGCCCGGCTCGTGCGCACGATCTTGAGCACGGAGCTGGCCATGCAGGTGGCCATCCTCGTCGAGCTCAACCGGGAGCGCATCGCCCGGCAGGACATGGTCCCCTACTTCAAACACCTGGCGAACATGGACCCGGTGGTGTTCGTGCGGACGCTGGAATCCATGGCGGAGCACAGCGCGAAGGACCACCTGCCCTACGTGGACATCCCCACGCTCATCATCGGAGGGGGGCGTGACAAGTTCACCCCTGTCCGGTTGTCCCGGCAGATGGCCCGGAGCATCCCCGGGGCCGAACTCCTGCTGTTGCCCTCGGGCACCCACACCGTCCCCCTGGAGTATCGAGATCAGGTCGAGCTGCGTGTGGGACGATTTCTGCACGAACGGCTGGGACTGGCCCTCCCCCCCCCGGATGAAGGGGAAAGAGCCTGA
- the typA gene encoding translational GTPase TypA, protein MIARENIRNVAIVAHVDHGKTTLVDHMLRQAGIFRSNEAVVERVMDSNDLEREKGITILAKNTAVSYKGTQINIIDTPGHADFGGEVERGLRLVDGVILLVDAAEGPLPQTRFVLGKALSMGLKTVLVINKIDRQDARAQVVLDLVYALYIDLGADDSQLEFPVLYTVARQGQASLKLEEPGKTLDPLFSAILTHIQPPPKSELETPQLLVANLDYDDYVGRLAVGRVQSGKLTPNMPVTVIREGGKLQQGKIVKLYGFSGLKRTEIQDAGPGEIVSIAGIEDISIGDTIADPANPVALPRITVEEPTMMMIFRVNDGPLAGKEGKYVTSRNLRERLYRESYRNVAIRVEDTETPDAFKVVGRGELQLAVIIETMRREGYELTASNPEPVTKTIDGKLHEPMELMVCDVPENSVGAVTERLGPRKGRMVDMSPLGSGRTRLQFRTPARGLIGFRSEFLTITRGEGIMSSQFDGYEPWFGYIPKRSNGAMVSDRLGETVPYALFSIQERGYLFVEAGVTVYEGMIIGEHAHPSELNVNCCREKKLTNIRAAGRDENVILTPPREMGLEKALEWIADDELVEVTPKSIRMRKKALASGERYRAERDRKREERNEA, encoded by the coding sequence ATGATCGCTCGCGAAAACATCCGGAACGTCGCCATCGTCGCCCACGTTGACCATGGCAAGACCACACTCGTTGACCACATGCTCCGCCAAGCGGGCATCTTCCGCAGCAATGAGGCGGTCGTTGAACGGGTGATGGACTCGAACGACCTCGAGCGCGAGAAGGGCATCACCATTCTCGCGAAGAACACGGCGGTCTCCTACAAGGGCACGCAGATCAACATCATCGACACGCCGGGCCACGCGGACTTCGGCGGCGAGGTGGAGCGCGGCCTGCGCCTGGTGGATGGCGTCATCCTGCTGGTGGACGCGGCCGAAGGCCCCCTGCCCCAGACGCGCTTCGTGCTCGGCAAGGCGCTGAGCATGGGCCTCAAGACGGTGCTGGTCATCAACAAGATCGACCGCCAGGACGCCCGGGCCCAGGTCGTTCTGGATCTCGTCTACGCGCTCTACATCGACCTGGGCGCGGACGATTCGCAGCTCGAGTTCCCGGTGCTCTACACGGTCGCTCGCCAGGGCCAGGCCTCGCTGAAGCTGGAGGAGCCGGGCAAGACGCTGGACCCCCTCTTCTCGGCGATCCTCACCCACATCCAGCCCCCGCCCAAGAGCGAGCTGGAGACGCCGCAGCTGCTGGTGGCCAACCTGGACTACGACGACTACGTGGGCCGCCTCGCGGTGGGCCGCGTGCAGTCGGGCAAGCTGACCCCCAACATGCCGGTGACGGTGATCCGGGAGGGCGGCAAGCTGCAGCAGGGAAAGATCGTCAAGCTCTATGGCTTCTCGGGCCTGAAGCGCACGGAGATCCAGGACGCGGGCCCCGGAGAGATCGTCTCCATCGCGGGCATCGAGGACATCTCCATTGGAGACACCATCGCCGACCCGGCGAACCCCGTGGCGCTGCCGCGCATCACCGTGGAAGAGCCCACGATGATGATGATCTTCCGGGTGAACGACGGGCCGCTGGCGGGCAAGGAGGGCAAGTACGTCACCTCCCGCAACCTGCGTGAGCGCCTGTACCGCGAGTCCTACCGCAACGTGGCCATCCGCGTGGAGGACACCGAGACGCCGGACGCCTTCAAGGTGGTGGGCCGTGGCGAACTCCAGCTGGCGGTTATCATCGAGACGATGCGCCGCGAGGGTTACGAGCTGACGGCCTCCAACCCGGAGCCCGTGACGAAGACGATCGACGGCAAGCTGCACGAGCCCATGGAGCTGATGGTGTGCGACGTGCCCGAGAACAGCGTGGGCGCCGTCACGGAGCGGCTGGGGCCCCGCAAGGGCCGCATGGTCGACATGTCACCGCTGGGCTCGGGCCGCACGCGGCTCCAGTTCCGCACCCCGGCGCGCGGGCTCATCGGGTTCCGCTCGGAGTTCCTCACGATTACCCGCGGTGAGGGAATCATGAGCAGCCAGTTCGACGGGTACGAGCCGTGGTTCGGCTACATCCCCAAGCGCAGCAACGGGGCAATGGTCTCCGACCGCCTGGGCGAGACGGTGCCTTACGCACTGTTCAGCATCCAGGAGCGCGGCTACCTCTTCGTGGAGGCGGGCGTCACGGTGTACGAGGGAATGATCATCGGCGAGCACGCCCACCCCTCGGAGCTGAACGTCAACTGCTGCCGCGAGAAGAAGCTGACGAACATCCGCGCCGCGGGCCGCGACGAGAACGTCATCCTCACCCCGCCGCGGGAGATGGGGCTGGAGAAGGCGCTGGAGTGGATCGCCGACGACGAGCTGGTGGAGGTGACGCCCAAGTCGATCCGCATGCGCAAGAAGGCGCTCGCCTCGGGCGAGCGCTACCGCGCCGAGCGTGACCGCAAGCGCGAGGAGCGCAACGAGGCGTAA
- the sitA6 gene encoding SitA6 family polymorphic toxin lipoprotein, which produces MLLCLALLACTASAPSTRQAGDETQGVLSTWEKAEAGEECEEDDTCITVLCAREECGVYRCKDLASEPVLLAYRGGIVAAPGSSPRRNWGQQQRLPGNGLPIAVIPWRFHDRRELLPSELARLRIRNPIKHHLFPQQPSLARWFRQKGINIHEHTMVVEKEVHDRIHRGAQGGAWNAAWREFRRANDSATEAQIWEHAMKLIFRFEIAGPLIPYHWRVGPQPVPRNAR; this is translated from the coding sequence ATGCTGCTGTGCTTGGCCTTATTGGCATGCACAGCCTCTGCTCCATCTACCCGGCAAGCGGGCGATGAGACGCAGGGTGTCTTGAGCACCTGGGAAAAGGCAGAGGCAGGAGAAGAATGCGAGGAGGACGATACATGCATCACAGTCCTCTGCGCCCGTGAGGAGTGTGGAGTCTATCGCTGCAAGGACTTAGCGAGCGAACCTGTTCTCCTGGCCTATCGAGGCGGCATCGTGGCTGCTCCTGGCAGCAGTCCTCGGAGAAACTGGGGTCAACAACAGAGACTCCCAGGAAATGGGCTCCCCATCGCCGTCATCCCCTGGCGATTTCATGACCGGCGGGAACTCCTGCCCAGTGAGTTGGCCCGGCTGCGGATCCGCAACCCCATCAAGCACCACCTCTTTCCCCAACAGCCATCTCTCGCCCGGTGGTTCAGGCAGAAAGGTATCAACATCCATGAACACACGATGGTGGTGGAAAAGGAAGTCCACGATCGGATTCATCGGGGTGCACAGGGAGGCGCTTGGAATGCGGCATGGCGGGAATTCAGGAGAGCCAATGACAGCGCAACCGAGGCTCAAATTTGGGAGCATGCCATGAAACTCATCTTCCGTTTCGAAATCGCGGGCCCCCTCATTCCCTACCATTGGCGGGTAGGCCCACAGCCCGTTCCACGCAACGCAAGGTGA
- the sitI6 gene encoding SitI6 family double-CXXCG motif immunity protein — protein MGFYSVEGIQSSRYAGEIEGEHRWSLPGIRCPHCRAVWSTGAVAYPSVDLTNHPEGEQLKEAHLEEDFAEFERLRESVRPLIPGKVLHPGTDFGPFVGTAHGTFGPLVIPSPWVLMMRREAFERLQAEGLQGLKGCSMEVRFRQKKNPPELVELELLPLGLLHEDCIPPDQREPCPRCGRLGFSLPEIPLLKAASLPKGVDLFRLANFATVIIATHRFVETARQLWPEERLNVRELHAR, from the coding sequence ATGGGCTTCTACTCGGTGGAGGGAATACAGTCCTCACGGTATGCAGGCGAGATAGAGGGAGAGCACCGCTGGAGCTTGCCCGGTATCCGTTGTCCACATTGCAGAGCGGTATGGAGCACCGGAGCCGTTGCCTACCCTTCCGTGGATCTGACAAACCACCCTGAAGGTGAACAGCTCAAGGAAGCTCACCTGGAGGAAGACTTCGCAGAATTTGAACGCTTGCGTGAATCAGTTCGCCCGCTCATCCCAGGGAAAGTGCTGCATCCCGGTACAGACTTCGGGCCTTTTGTCGGAACCGCTCATGGCACCTTCGGCCCGCTCGTCATACCCTCTCCCTGGGTATTGATGATGCGGCGTGAAGCCTTCGAGCGATTGCAAGCCGAAGGGCTTCAAGGTTTAAAGGGATGCAGCATGGAAGTACGCTTCCGGCAGAAGAAGAACCCACCAGAGTTGGTGGAACTTGAGCTCCTTCCTCTGGGTTTGCTGCATGAGGATTGTATTCCTCCGGATCAGCGTGAGCCATGCCCTCGTTGCGGGCGGCTGGGCTTCAGTCTTCCAGAAATCCCTCTCTTGAAAGCAGCTTCCTTGCCAAAAGGTGTGGATCTGTTCCGCCTGGCCAACTTTGCGACAGTGATTATCGCCACCCATCGATTCGTGGAGACGGCACGCCAACTTTGGCCCGAAGAACGACTGAACGTACGCGAACTGCACGCGCGATGA
- a CDS encoding tetratricopeptide repeat protein: MVQSELYRRGYEQLKAGNYDEAKRLFLAHEEKAGTAAETQALLRQAAADLAKSDLDGAAKRYEQLLERNPSLPEIYLGLTRISLFLGQLDAARVHATAAVRLGPELGLAWTLLGLVHEAEGDVAGALPHLSKATGLSPSVFLCQFNHGRVLGVAGRPTEAIAPLTRAIELEPGNPDGFYTLGIVYKQARQYENSLRSFEKAKDLAPKNVDYWATLADVLFEVKEFQAARDILDRGLAACGEHPALLEKALATAMMLSDNAGAIRYVERELKVVPNHEQGWINLANLTLLEKDFDKSEKAARELLKRNPKSWEAWFHLGNLFEAVPHEAKAEEAYRNAIELAPDNWKPLTNLAGLLIQMESRAKNAEAIPLLEQAAMLAPKGEWRVQYNLALAYTKLGKRERALEIARRIVREAPPGDATAEEARKLESNLLEAAR; encoded by the coding sequence ATGGTCCAGAGCGAACTCTACCGACGCGGTTACGAGCAGCTGAAGGCGGGGAACTACGACGAGGCCAAACGGCTCTTCCTCGCCCACGAGGAAAAGGCCGGTACCGCCGCCGAGACCCAGGCACTGTTGCGCCAGGCGGCGGCGGACCTGGCCAAGAGCGATCTGGACGGGGCCGCCAAGCGCTATGAGCAGCTGCTCGAGCGCAACCCGTCCCTTCCGGAGATCTACCTCGGCCTGACGCGCATCAGCCTCTTTCTGGGGCAGCTCGACGCCGCGCGTGTCCACGCCACCGCGGCCGTGCGGCTGGGCCCCGAGCTGGGCCTCGCCTGGACACTCCTGGGCCTGGTGCACGAAGCCGAGGGCGACGTGGCCGGCGCACTGCCGCACCTGAGCAAGGCCACCGGGCTGTCCCCTTCGGTCTTCCTGTGTCAGTTCAACCATGGGCGGGTGCTGGGCGTGGCGGGACGTCCCACCGAGGCCATCGCGCCACTGACCCGGGCGATCGAGCTCGAGCCGGGCAATCCGGATGGCTTCTACACGCTGGGCATCGTCTACAAGCAGGCCCGGCAGTACGAGAACTCGCTCCGGTCGTTCGAGAAGGCGAAGGATCTGGCCCCGAAGAACGTCGATTACTGGGCCACCCTCGCCGACGTGCTCTTCGAGGTGAAGGAGTTCCAGGCGGCGCGCGACATTCTCGACCGGGGGCTTGCGGCCTGCGGCGAGCACCCCGCGCTCCTGGAGAAGGCCCTGGCCACCGCGATGATGCTCTCCGACAACGCGGGCGCCATCCGCTATGTGGAGCGTGAACTGAAGGTGGTGCCTAACCACGAGCAAGGGTGGATCAACCTCGCCAACCTGACGCTCCTGGAGAAGGACTTCGACAAGAGCGAGAAGGCAGCCCGGGAGTTGCTGAAGCGCAACCCGAAGAGCTGGGAGGCCTGGTTCCACCTGGGCAATCTCTTCGAGGCAGTGCCTCACGAGGCGAAGGCCGAAGAGGCCTACCGCAATGCCATCGAGCTGGCGCCCGACAACTGGAAGCCCCTCACCAACCTCGCGGGGCTCCTCATCCAGATGGAGTCGCGCGCCAAGAACGCTGAAGCCATTCCCCTGCTGGAGCAGGCCGCCATGCTCGCACCCAAGGGAGAATGGCGGGTGCAGTACAACCTGGCCTTGGCCTACACGAAGCTCGGCAAGCGCGAGCGCGCCCTGGAAATTGCCCGCCGGATCGTGCGGGAGGCCCCTCCGGGAGATGCCACGGCCGAGGAGGCCCGAAAGCTGGAGTCCAACCTCTTGGAGGCCGCGCGATAG
- a CDS encoding aminoglycoside phosphotransferase family protein: MTDIEQRLERAQQQHIELTQRAVVAATTIARAHGLQVDDPGVLAQGCAVRIHLSPAPVVARVSTLTALMRAPIDSWLAREVEVAAFLASRGAPVVPPSDVLPPGPHHHEGLSVTFWRYVPATSAALPDAPLAGRMLADLHTALRDYPGPLPLLAPPLNDIPRALERLEQAGNILPADSLLLLRKSYERLLPRLSESALGPLQPLHGDAHVYNLIPVADGWLWNDFEDTCRGPIGWDLASMDSDGQALAAYPGAPGRESLELFRKVRRLHAITWGYALIEQFPDWGPHVASMLEALRQKE; encoded by the coding sequence ATGACGGACATCGAGCAGAGGCTGGAGCGCGCCCAGCAGCAGCACATCGAACTGACACAACGGGCCGTGGTGGCCGCGACAACGATCGCCCGGGCCCATGGCCTCCAGGTCGACGATCCCGGGGTGCTCGCACAAGGTTGCGCCGTCCGGATTCACCTGTCCCCCGCCCCCGTGGTGGCCCGCGTGAGCACCTTGACCGCCCTCATGCGGGCACCCATCGACTCCTGGCTGGCCCGGGAGGTCGAGGTCGCCGCCTTCCTGGCCTCACGGGGCGCTCCCGTGGTCCCTCCCAGCGACGTCCTCCCCCCGGGGCCGCACCACCATGAGGGCCTGAGCGTGACGTTCTGGCGCTACGTCCCCGCCACGTCCGCGGCCCTGCCGGATGCCCCCCTGGCCGGGCGCATGCTCGCCGATCTCCACACGGCGCTCCGGGACTATCCCGGTCCCCTCCCCTTGCTGGCCCCGCCCCTCAACGACATCCCGAGGGCCCTGGAGCGCCTGGAACAGGCAGGGAACATCCTCCCCGCCGACAGCCTCTTGCTGCTGCGCAAGAGCTACGAGCGCCTCTTGCCCCGGCTCAGTGAGTCCGCCCTGGGCCCACTCCAACCCCTTCACGGCGACGCCCACGTCTACAACCTCATCCCCGTCGCGGACGGCTGGCTGTGGAACGACTTCGAGGACACGTGCCGGGGCCCCATCGGCTGGGATCTGGCCAGCATGGATTCGGATGGCCAAGCGCTCGCCGCCTACCCGGGCGCCCCCGGCCGCGAGAGCCTCGAGCTGTTCCGCAAGGTGCGCCGACTCCACGCCATCACCTGGGGCTACGCGCTCATCGAGCAGTTCCCGGATTGGGGCCCGCACGTCGCGTCCATGCTTGAGGCCCTGCGCCAGAAAGAATGA
- a CDS encoding glutamine synthetase family protein, giving the protein METKGLRDFLEIPYDELEELNLQVKEQRLKRESPDKLREERTRYLTDEKRIKAVTVCFTDLEGRLHMLDYDKKFLLKSADNLTFDGSSIRGFSAQAESDLRLNVDWSSFYWLPSDIFGPGKVLVFSEVLERDGSSYASDMRGVLKRLTGQMFQKDGLICHAAPEIEGFLFKGRDAERHYHETNQFEFISTGGYYHSLPGDSLRAFIDHAAEAQRAMGFQNEKDHPEVAPSQFEMNFSYSEALISADQIQLYKLLCRQVAAQLGLTASFLPKPMMGVNGNGMHMNLSLSKGGKNLFFEKAGQDGLSQLGWDSIDRILNNANDICLVLNSSVNAYRRLDPHYEAPNQIKASPNNRGAMVRIPFGNERSARIEVRSVAPDANPYLVLYTLLRTALEGPAPQEDAETKRSRTRFLPDNIFDAVRMFKGSQFISQILGEVVQGKYAELKQSSAERCPKQLGTRVKSAEIQFHHEVTNQHLWSQF; this is encoded by the coding sequence ATGGAGACGAAGGGCTTGCGGGACTTTCTCGAGATTCCCTACGACGAGTTGGAGGAGCTGAACCTTCAGGTGAAGGAGCAGCGCCTCAAGCGGGAGTCGCCGGACAAGCTGCGTGAGGAGCGCACCCGGTACCTGACCGACGAGAAGCGCATCAAGGCCGTCACCGTGTGCTTCACCGACCTTGAAGGCCGGTTGCACATGCTGGACTACGACAAGAAGTTCCTCCTCAAGAGCGCCGACAACCTGACGTTCGACGGCTCGTCCATCCGCGGCTTCTCGGCGCAGGCCGAGAGCGACTTGCGGCTGAACGTGGACTGGTCGTCCTTCTACTGGCTGCCCTCGGACATCTTTGGTCCGGGCAAGGTGCTGGTGTTCAGCGAAGTGCTGGAGCGCGACGGTTCGTCGTACGCCTCGGACATGCGCGGCGTGCTCAAGCGCCTCACGGGCCAGATGTTCCAGAAGGACGGACTCATCTGTCACGCGGCGCCGGAGATCGAAGGCTTCCTGTTCAAGGGCCGCGACGCCGAGCGCCACTACCACGAGACCAACCAGTTCGAGTTCATCTCCACGGGCGGGTACTACCACTCGCTGCCGGGTGACTCGCTGCGCGCCTTCATCGATCACGCGGCCGAGGCGCAGCGCGCCATGGGCTTCCAGAACGAGAAGGATCACCCGGAAGTGGCCCCCAGCCAGTTCGAGATGAACTTCTCGTACAGCGAGGCGCTCATCTCCGCCGATCAGATCCAGCTCTACAAGCTGCTCTGCCGCCAGGTGGCCGCGCAGCTGGGGCTGACCGCCAGCTTCCTGCCCAAGCCGATGATGGGCGTGAACGGCAACGGCATGCACATGAACCTGTCGCTGTCGAAGGGCGGCAAGAACCTGTTCTTCGAGAAGGCGGGCCAGGACGGCCTGTCGCAGCTCGGCTGGGACAGCATCGACCGCATCCTCAACAACGCCAACGACATCTGCCTGGTGCTCAACTCGAGCGTGAACGCCTACCGCCGGCTGGATCCGCACTACGAGGCGCCCAACCAGATCAAGGCAAGCCCGAACAACCGTGGCGCGATGGTGCGCATCCCGTTCGGCAACGAGCGCAGCGCGCGCATTGAAGTGCGCTCGGTGGCGCCGGACGCGAACCCGTACCTGGTGCTCTACACGCTGCTGCGCACCGCGCTGGAGGGCCCCGCTCCGCAGGAGGACGCGGAGACCAAGCGCAGCCGCACGCGCTTCCTGCCGGACAACATCTTCGACGCCGTGCGCATGTTCAAGGGCAGCCAGTTCATCTCGCAGATCCTCGGCGAGGTGGTGCAGGGCAAGTACGCGGAGCTGAAGCAGTCCTCGGCCGAGCGCTGCCCCAAGCAGCTGGGCACCCGCGTGAAGTCGGCGGAGATCCAGTTCCACCACGAGGTGACGAATCAGCACCTCTGGAGCCAGTTCTAG
- the cglE gene encoding adventurous gliding motility protein CglE — protein sequence MGAPAWGGFVRKFLSFAALVLSSSALAATPPEGVEFKPRRGFFTETDIGVFFTLGGKNDYSNAQSYLQLGVGYDLTERISLGAHFGLGTSAANCFADYQEATGLCALSDNFTVAFGDLTAAYHVRLADRFTLTPKLAAGYTRLDPAPVEGEGDPGRAINALNAGVGIGIEYATMMDHFSVGADLLARYIIGPNIPTFAVFPRVKYTF from the coding sequence ATGGGAGCACCCGCCTGGGGAGGTTTTGTGAGGAAGTTCCTGTCGTTCGCCGCGCTCGTCCTGTCCTCGTCTGCCCTGGCGGCCACGCCGCCGGAGGGCGTGGAATTCAAACCGCGCCGGGGCTTCTTCACCGAGACGGACATCGGCGTGTTCTTCACGCTGGGGGGCAAGAACGACTACTCCAACGCGCAGTCCTACTTGCAGCTTGGGGTGGGCTACGACTTGACGGAGCGCATCTCCCTGGGCGCGCACTTCGGGCTGGGCACCTCGGCGGCGAACTGCTTCGCCGACTACCAGGAGGCCACGGGGCTCTGCGCCTTGTCGGACAACTTCACGGTGGCCTTCGGGGACCTGACGGCGGCGTACCATGTGCGGCTGGCCGACCGGTTTACGCTCACGCCGAAGCTGGCGGCCGGGTACACGCGCCTGGATCCGGCGCCGGTGGAGGGAGAGGGCGATCCGGGCCGCGCCATCAACGCGCTCAACGCCGGGGTGGGCATCGGCATCGAGTACGCGACGATGATGGACCACTTCTCGGTGGGCGCGGATCTGCTGGCCCGCTACATCATCGGCCCCAACATCCCCACCTTCGCCGTCTTCCCCCGGGTGAAGTACACGTTCTGA
- a CDS encoding response regulator translates to MIKECNVLLVDSEDSELGATGTMLSEHFQLRLANSGDTALGLLEKQSFDVLCTNLKLPRRNGLQLLRLASGFHPQIASVLIADNREYWECCAPQERQGTFSLLFKPFTPDELISTIWRAMAMVNLKRALANNSQTREKPRRPEQALLTPSDLVTP, encoded by the coding sequence ATGATCAAGGAATGCAATGTTCTGCTCGTAGACAGTGAGGACTCCGAGCTGGGGGCCACGGGGACGATGCTCTCCGAGCACTTCCAACTGCGGCTGGCCAACAGTGGGGATACGGCACTGGGGCTGCTGGAGAAGCAGTCCTTCGACGTCCTGTGCACGAACCTCAAGCTGCCGAGGCGCAATGGCTTGCAGTTGCTGCGGCTGGCGAGCGGGTTCCATCCGCAGATTGCCAGCGTCCTCATCGCGGACAACCGGGAGTACTGGGAGTGCTGCGCCCCCCAGGAGCGCCAAGGTACCTTCTCCCTGCTGTTCAAGCCCTTCACGCCGGATGAGCTCATCTCGACCATCTGGCGCGCCATGGCCATGGTCAACCTCAAGCGCGCGCTGGCCAACAACAGCCAGACCCGGGAGAAACCTCGCCGTCCAGAGCAGGCCCTGCTGACCCCTTCGGACCTCGTCACACCCTAG